Proteins from a genomic interval of Plasmodium reichenowi strain SY57 chromosome 11, whole genome shotgun sequence:
- a CDS encoding hypothetical protein (conserved Plasmodium protein, unknown function), producing the protein MDSSKYRNYIYGEEKYPQYINKKIYVNVPLDSYPHIYNNKYNSTQPGVIHNRNIDYDNMLMSNNGICFPNHYNMNVIKKNNIEYKNNLRSVKKRYNSRNKSYNNVREMYVYPSRIEKCRKDNLNPIRCDKKKNRYSFHIGNKKNNFELRSNYKGIHNNHHRFPQKNMDENNKDTKCISIKTVINKPNVTKIPCINYHTKNYNIKLGWWNFGKPLKIFSNIEKYKQNIKEKYYENRKFCKNISSTNSLNKYSNKFLCNEYFYIPITDKNYFKNKSLLNKNCKSYPVSDFHKVNLRPITGFIQSYKKEKEKKKNVQQAIIKISKVPYVINDYKKKMYQHKHMEHIKALNKKQINFDMPKNINDNPNLDNTCGFMATISSKYNEENNSKGVIITCQQNNIKKKKYHMNHKKKDNTIKGNKQVNIKLNNNTFDKYKENGHTSHFIRDVITTYRKKNPKKKKKKKKKKNHLGNNTFEKKKNDKNTNLANVKKYKIYSSYSEESGNYHITSESKISNGSLDNIHKKEQLYHTYKKLNNKYMINEPIKRYRMKIKTHKKNQSNEENGKYNENGKYNENRKSSYESSYYDKKYVMKCKEIKNNQKNKSYSISSLSSQVSLNKQTNKKIDHVKNIPHKIKAKNCHKYNKYHEYHKYNKHDNTLKKYNNINDLHKLKRHSEHNIESDHNSYANSLYQSNYLNKEDVYDHKQNELHQKVPSRIHDDNYNIDDDSKYFSDDKILKDNHMYKIYCDENYSCQKHHKYDSNKLKGYGYNYKNVEKNNPNYNFYRNNKLKNKKIHESNLLEKEYDEYFHDKY; encoded by the coding sequence atggactcctcaaaatatagaaattatatatatggggaagaaaaatatcctcaatatataaataaaaaaatatatgtgaatGTACCGTTAGATTCTTATCctcacatatataataataaatataatagcACACAACCTGGAGTAATACATAATAGAAATATTGACTATGATAACATGCTTATGTCAAATAATGGAATTTGTTTTCCtaatcattataatatgaatgtTATTAAGaagaataatatagaatataaaaataatttaagaTCTGTAAAGAAGCGATATAATAGTAGGAACAAgagttataataatgtacGTGAGATGTATGTTTATCCTTCAAGAATAGAAAAATGTCGTAAAGATAATTTAAACCCTATTCGTTgtgacaaaaaaaaaaataggtATAGTTTTCACATCggtaataaaaaaaataattttgaatTACGTTCTAATTATAAAGGaatacataataatcatCATAGATTTCCccaaaaaaatatggatgAAAATAACAAAGATACTAAATGTATATCAATAAAAACTGTCATAAATAAACCTAATGTAACTAAAATACCATGCATTAATTATCATActaaaaattataatattaaattagGTTGGTGGAACTTTGGAAAAccattaaaaatattttctaatattgaaaagtataaacaaaatataaaagaaaaatattatgaaaatagaaaattctgtaaaaatatatcatcaacaaattcattaaataaatattccaataaatttttatgtaatgaatatttttatattccaATCACagataaaaattattttaaaaataaatctttgttaaataaaaattgtaaGAGCTATCCTGTAAGTGATTTTCATAAGGTAAATTTGAGACCAATAACAGGATTTATACAgtcatataaaaaagaaaaagaaaagaaaaaaaatgtacaaCAAGccattataaaaatatccAAAGTTCCATATGTTATtaatgattataaaaaaaaaatgtatcaACATAAACATATGGAACATATAAAGgcattaaataaaaaacaaataaacTTTGATATGccaaaaaatataaatgataatcCTAATTTAGATAATACATGTGGTTTTATGGCAACAATTTCaagtaaatataatgaagaaaataattcaaaagGAGTTATCATTACATGTCAAcaaaataacataaaaaaaaaaaagtaccATATgaatcataaaaaaaaggataataCAATAAAAGGTAACAAACAGgtaaatattaaattgaacaataatacatttgacaaatataaagaaaatggACATACATCTCATTTTATTAGAGATGTTATAACAacatatagaaaaaaaaaccccaaaaaaaaaaaaaaaaaaaaaaaaaaaaaaaatcatttgggaaataatacattcgaaaaaaaaaaaaatgataagaATACAAATTTAGCTAATGTcaagaaatataaaatatactCAAGCTACTCAGAAGAGTCAGGAAACTATCACATTACAAGTGAATCGAAAATATCCAATGGGTCCTTAgataatatacataaaaaagaacaattatatcatacatataaaaaactaaataataaatatatgattaatGAACCGATAAAAAGATATAGAATGAAAATTAAaacacataaaaaaaaccaAAGCAATGAAGAAAATGGAAAGTATAATGAAAATGGAAAGTATAATGAAAATAGAAAATCCAGCTACGAGTCATCctattatgataaaaaatatgttatgaaatgtaaagaaataaaaaacaatcAAAAGAATAAGTCATATAGTATATCATCCTTAAGTAGTCAAGTTTCATtaaacaaacaaacaaacaaaaaaatagatcatgttaaaaatattcctcataaaataaaagcAAAGAATTgtcataaatataataaatatcatgagtatcataaatataataaacatgataatacattaaaaaagtataacaatataaatgatCTCCATAAATTGAAGCGTCATTCTGAACATAATATAGAAAGTGATCATAATTCATATGCAAATAGTTTATATCAATctaattatttaaataaagaagatGTATATGATCATAAACAGAATGAATTACATCAAAAAGTACCATCCAGAATTCACGATGacaattataatatagatgacgattcaaaatatttttccgatgataaaattttaaaagataatcatatgtataaaatttattgCGATGAAAATTATTCATGTCAAAAGCATCATAAATATGATtctaataaattaaaaggttatggatataattataaaaatgttgaaaaaaataatccaaattataatttttatcgaaataacaaattaaaaaataagaaaatacaTGAGAGTAATTTGTTAGAAAAGGAATATGATGAATATTTTCatgataaatattaa
- a CDS encoding hypothetical protein (conserved Plasmodium protein, unknown function), translating into MGFHIQRYIAMMGRGINPKTWKKLWVDSKNKQIIHVYNDVAEFMNNQIAQVVRVYQYRYWWWANPFGMGLIFYLGYKTWYMVYINHKQRKVAQVVASAYGQGGQWLNPVPK; encoded by the exons atggGATTTCATATACAACGATATATTGCTATGATGGGTAGAGGCATAAATCCCAAAACATGGAAAAAATTATGGGTTGatagtaaaaataaacaaataattcATGTATACAATGATGTAGCCGAATTTATGAATAATCAAATAGCTCAAGTTGTACGCGT GTACCAGTACAGATATTGGTGGTGGGCTAACCCTTTTGGTATGGGATTAATTTTTTACCTTGGATATAAAACTTGGTATATGGTTTACATAAATCATAAACAAAGGAAAGTTGCACAAGTAGTTGCTTCTGCTTATGGACAAGGAGGACAGTGGCTCAATCCAGTACccaaataa
- a CDS encoding hypothetical protein (conserved Plasmodium protein, unknown function) — protein MKDIKNKIHLRQRSLYSSSNGDIKNNYDYIKHHEYDDRIDEKFKKNNFVEKDENEINKINLRIKKKSLGDPCSRENIRYKMNQNMSKKKKKNSFIKSILKKAEDILYTNRINNLYNNNNDDEKKKKNKEDISYKLKSLYLLNEYLNVEPTNNVYYRRRTPHETRRRSDFNGINLKPFVRYKSLSILEKEKNKNKAIIKISNVNPYFVYNRAHTMKNPSLYIDSTNSYIGNENLPMNLMKNNINNNMMHKNNYNDNIFHSSHKNMFNNIYDNPNFDIYKNPEIGRRNTICSSISKYNYMYPQHLNFQRENYILNGYTHNIDNNNNNNNNNMISNSYSFSRCEDRNVSKYNSSNYHEKKLKKEEKNKNTIFIHYNNKKNIKKNNSINNIKDYDNSSNKIRTHISIPLKKNTNHMNHKKEYNIDPNVDYNDKEHHSIKVDTSRPINISYNNNNSSSNNNNNYNNNNNNYYYYNRKKKKIHNNNKELYNSNDKHKSFCTNSSYTKKYSKLNKSYNDFKEYPIHFKYGNGKKNSSKNAFLINNSLSSNNKRDNESNEEFNNSSYSNICRAREMSDQLFQIENNFSNKQIIKNVFSNDIIRYRDKDHKNNFKRENEEDRNFKLSHNKTCKKYKKKKNKIKNNNNNNNNNNNNNSSSSSIIINSSSSSIIINSSKSSSNINNSSDDTKMIKYTLSPKKNTQMEKKKFKYFEGHRNKNRRNNNISSYNNINFEEIKKEQTHLYHKDNKSYEQIKDMNFPSNYKNNKILLKQYNTSAKDELHNDSYTLNDDSLDNSIDTKVNYPILKTITIISDGKNDINTKLKKQEKCIRDNIKQKKKTEINLWNGKQIISSENSRNVNEFNIYDNKINEKNDMDIIIEENRKNDERNNIIRKKKNISNSTQCSNINNLDKHKNKKNLYEYSQNYLHDNFKVIEKENRKNKYTNSSNTSEILRNIKEVHNLPKRSLHNDSHASHYVNGIYHGNISSVDYKKFNSEVEELNDSKSFGRKYTDSSIKLEHLKHVKDDTYKGNNILLHNNTYSDIYDKEKSNSYVNICNNVLKDKEHIKKNNSLDKSFSKLNRSNVIHLRQSDIGTYENKKFKEREKRVKQGDKNIKKNNFVIQKYNDPNINKKELERSNNKLYEHILNEDIFYKTNNTLTSSFDDNSYNKGKRQLIEYSNSFHDNNKRYNRGIIKRNEYTDANTTISTNNSSCTLHDDNRFNHSKHKNMKLHKNMLPYENVSSNKKMSQYQNNTNTNTNTNYKKDNYPLVKISNGIKKKNILNNKKSGNEIYNKAYYSENNTSSELYSNNTSEEKKRNHKDITCGKDLKQSTRHYVDNYNSSKDIKEKRFDKVKSKMNNYVDDNKYIHTDDDNYIETNDDVDDNISLYSNNNKSVYQCTKEDDEGKASYISNRNNYIKLNKKMEGTKDHLYNKRYNSSKIYSYSKIKKSNLLNSKLKDNEYTNKIKNNIRYNQNNMSNNKIYNDNKSERDKYTERGSREVKYNTSIDNVNYEEKKNKYQSNKKCVNHKSFLSTDEQSKFFNNEIKKNEINDINMKNSRSKSSYKKESYIDNSKDKNSLHESYENISENVINKIDGCYKSLTPHEIKKNIYCSNISEEKKKNYFPSQSILCCDKKKNTSTQEIDGDTINKIVNHYDEQYIKDKSDLDIGNERNEKDKVYKKCCSLKENRMIQKHSSLDEQNEDHNKVEIYYKKKENDMDEYIGQQKQKKKQNDNNKMNNNFISSEEDINFKNKSDTTQKHNYGDKASTHYNINEDEKKNNDINNMCVNTIYSNDDENLFQEQKKENVYCKKLKNDLIKDNYSLDIQNDKTKQTYTSHHIKSNIYNYQLDTHTYLQNNSRNDEDISFNKDNNITLLNENNIAFDKDKNIIENKYNKLLYSDIYKTEGNTKKLKQNSLCKIIEEQNKNDQIKNYKNCTHNKDSVYDKDEITMENNNILDKSYYKDIRNEHSNNIYHNNNIKCQSLKSENYNIKHSNVNHNINGKYLQGVVGINEANEYLKNQLNVLLKDNNEINKNEKNNVDENNCYINSMDKSKHISKEKVYINNNEEIPIQFEKSYTSNIYDEKKGNIMMDENIDKYNNDKNKGSHFKKENLNMYRKKLSDIKNINGENTTNINNSEEVLLNKDLIKSMDISNPIRVDENNASTYINKNMDNNVSIINTNKNNTIHNNNYELSVDNIKREFNVDKTSIHNVSSLDDIKGENVLKKPILNIISDDENNKNDTVKKGVENSNNINTMNGTKTNNYMVNSFTMPNISNIINNKHMLYTNRFNEKNKMNIYNSASHQSILGDIYNSASHQSILGEQGNYNNLFCNPNIVNNENIKRILYNKALTTANIGNTHNNNNNINNNNNILYNQMNNDQYNINKINTFGYLNKYNNMPMDISTLNKSDYGNLQNDNLNNICILPLNPNIQQHPFNYNMNTGYIPNNNFLYNNKLCYDESGKIFIRGDKPLNNGAILYNGNKLT, from the coding sequence ATGAAGgacataaaaaataaaattcatTTAAGACAACGTTCGTTATATTCATCATCCAATGGAGATATTAAAAACAATTATGACTATATAAAACATCATGAATATGATGATAGAATTGATGAAAAATTcaagaaaaataattttgtagaaaaggatgaaaatgaaattaataagataaatctaagaataaaaaaaaagtcTTTAGGAGACCCATGTTCTCGGGAAAATATTAGGTATAAAATGAATCAAAATATgagtaaaaaaaaaaagaaaaattcttttataaaaagtattttaaaaaaagcagaagatatattatatacaaacagaataaataatttatacaataataataatgatgatgagaagaaaaagaagaacaAGGAGgatatatcatataaattaaaatcattatatttattgaatgaatatttaaatgttGAACCTACTAACAACGTATATTATAGACGTAGAACACCACACGAGACACGTCGTCGAAGTGACTTTAATGGTATTAATCTTAAACCTTTTGTTAGATATAAAAGTTTAAGTATattagaaaaagaaaaaaataaaaataaggcaatcataaaaatatctaATGTAAATCcatattttgtatataatagGGCTCATACTATGAAAAATCCTTCTCTCTATATAGATTCAACCAATTCATATATAGGAAATGAAAACCTTCCCATGAACCTTATGAAGAATAACataaacaataatatgatgcataaaaataattacaatgataatatttttcattcgagtcataaaaatatgtttaataatatttatgataatcctaattttgatatatataaaaaccCAGAAATTGGAAGAAGAAATACTATATGTTCTAGCATTTCAAagtataattatatgtaccCACAACATTTAAATTTTCAAAgagaaaattatatattaaatggatatacacataatatagataataataataataataataataataatatgattaGTAATAGCTATTCTTTTTCTCGTTGTGAGGATAGGAACGTATCGAAATATAATTCTTCTAATTATCATGAGAAGAAGTTGaagaaagaagaaaaaaataaaaataccatttttattcattataataataagaaaaatattaaaaagaataatagtataaacaatataaaagattatgataatagttcaaataaaataagaacaCATATATCTATTccattaaaaaaaaatacaaatcatatgaatcataaaaaagaatataacATAGATCCTAATGTtgattataatgataaggAACATCATTCCATTAAGGTAGATACAAGTAGACCGATCAATATATcatacaataataataatagtagtagtaataataataataattataataataataataataattattattattataatagaaaaaaaaagaaaatacataataataataaagaattatataattcaaatgATAAACATAAATCTTTCTGTACTAATTCTtcatatacaaaaaaatattcaaaacTTAATAAAAGTTATAATGATTTCAAAGAATATCCTAttcattttaaatatggaaatggaaaaaaaaattcttcAAAAAATGCCTTCcttataaataattcactttcttcaaataataaaagggATAATGAATCAAATGAAGAGTTTAATAATAGTAGCTACTCAAATATATGTAGAGCTAGAGAAATGTCTGATCAATTATTTCAGATcgaaaataatttttcaaacaaacaaataattaaaaatgtgTTTTCCAATGATATAATACGTTATAGAGATAAGGATCATAAGAACAATTTTAAAAGAGAAAATGAGGAAGATCGAAATTTTAAATTGTCACATAATAAAACATgtaagaaatataaaaaaaaaaaaaataaaataaaaaataataataataataataataataataataataataatagtagcAGTAgtagtattattattaatagtaGCAGTAgtagtattattattaatagtaGTAAAAGTAGCagtaatattaataattcaaGTGATGATACAAAAATGATTAAATATACGTTATcaccaaaaaaaaacactcaaatggaaaaaaaaaaatttaaatattttgaagGACACAGGAATAAAAACAGGaggaataataatatatcatcatataataatataaattttgaAGAAATAAAGAAAGAGCAAACACATTTATATCACAAGGATAATAAATCCTATGAACAAATAAAGGATATGAACTTTCCTTCaaattataagaataataagATTCTActaaaacaatataatacGTCTGCAAAAGATGAATTACATAATGATTCTTATACGTTGAATGATGATAGTTTGGATAACTCGATAGATACAAAAGTAAATTATCCCATTTTAAAAACGATTACAATTATTTCTGATGGgaaaaatgatattaatacaaaattaaagaaacaggaaaaatgtataagagataatataaaacaaaagaaaaaaacagAAATTAATTTGTGGAATGGTAAACAAATTATTTCTTCAGAGAATAGTAGAAATGTAAAtgaatttaatatttatgataataaaattaatgaaaaaaatgatatggATATAATTATTGAAGAAAATAGGAAAAACGatgaaagaaataatattattaggaaaaaaaagaatataagTAATAGTACACAATGtagtaatataaataatttggataaacataaaaataaaaaaaatttatatgaatattcacaaaattatttgcatgataattttaaggttatagaaaaagaaaatagaaaaaataaatatacaaatagTTCTAATACTTCAGAAATTTTGAGAAACATTAAAGAAGTACATAATTTACCTAAGCGAAGTCTACATAATGATAGCCATGCTTCGCATTATGTTAATGGCATATACCATGGAAATATTTCATCAGTAGATTATAAAAAGTTTAATTCAGAAGTAGAAGAATTAAATGATTCCAAATCGTTTGGTAGAAAATATACAGATAGTAGTATAAAACTAGAACACCTCAAACATGTTAAAGATGATACATATAAAGggaataatatattattacataacAACACTTATTCtgatatatatgataaagaaaaaagcAATTCATACgttaatatatgtaacaatgtcttaaaagataaagaacatattaaaaagaataattcTTTAGACAAATCCTTTTCTAAATTAAATAGGAGCAATGTAATACACCTCAGACAATCAGATATAGGTACATatgaaaacaaaaaatttaagGAAAGAGAAAAAAGAGTAAAACAGggtgataaaaatataaaaaaaaacaattttgTTATACAAAAGTATAATGATCctaatattaataaaaaggagTTAGAAAGAAGTAacaataaattatatgaacacattttaaatgaagatatattttataaaactAATAATACATTAACTTCTTCATTTGATgataattcatataataaaggaAAAAGGCAACTAATCGAATATTCAAATAGTTTtcatgataataataaaaggtATAACAGaggaataataaaaagaaatgagTATACAGACGCAAATACAACTATTAGTACTAATAATTCATCATGTACGCTACATGATGATAATAGATTTAATCATTctaaacataaaaatatgaaattgCACAAAAATATGTTACCATATGAAAATGTGTCgtcaaataaaaaaatgtcacaatatcaaaataatacaaatacaaatacaaatacaaattataaaaaggataatTATCCATTAGTTAAAATATCAAACggtataaaaaaaaaaaatatattaaataataaaaagtctggtaatgaaatatataataaagcATATTATAGTGAGAATAATACCAGTAGCGAATTATACTCTAATAATACAAGtgaggaaaaaaaaagaaaccATAAAGATATTACATGTGGTAAGGATCTTAAGCAGTCTACAAGGCACTATGTTGACAATTATAATTCAtcaaaagatataaaagaaaagagATTTGATAAGGTAAAAAGcaaaatgaataattatgtggatgataataaatatatacatacagatgatgataattatattgaAACAAATGATGATGTGGATGATAATATCTCCCTCTATagtaacaataataaatcaGTATACCAATGTACAAAAGAGGATGATGAAGGAAAAGCCTCATATATAAGTAatagaaataattatattaaattaaataaaaaaatggaagGAACAAAAgatcatttatataataaacgTTACAATTCTTccaaaatatattcttattcgaagataaaaaaatctaatcttttaaattccaaattaaaagataatgaatacacaaataaaattaagaacaatataagatataatcaaaataatatgagtaataataaaatttataatgataataaatcaGAAAGGGATAAATATACTGAGAGAGGATCAAGAGAAgtgaaatataatacatcGATAGATAATGTAaattatgaagaaaaaaaaaacaaatatcaaagtaataaaaaatgtgttaatcataaatcatttttatcaacAGATGAACAAagtaaattttttaataacgaaataaagaagaacgaaataaatgatataaacATGAAGAATAGTAGAAGCAAATCAAGttataaaaaggaaagTTATATTGATAATAGTAAAGATAAGAATTCATTACATGAAAGCtatgaaaatatatcagaaaatgtaataaacaaaatagATGGATGTTATAAAAGTTTAACACCACATgaaattaagaaaaatatcTATTGCTCAAATATAAGtgaggaaaaaaaaaaaaattattttccaAGTCAATCTATATTATGTTGtgataaaaagaaaaacacTTCTACACAAGAGATAGATGGAGATactattaataaaattgtaAATCATTATGatgaacaatatataaaagataaaagCGATTTAGATATAGGTAATGAGAGGaatgaaaaagataaagtatataaaaagtgTTGTAGTTTAAAGGAAAATAGAATGATACAGAAACATAGTTCCCTTgatgaacaaaatgaagatCATAACAAGgtagaaatatattataagaaaaaggAGAATGATATGGATGAATATATAGGAcaacaaaaacaaaaaaaaaaacaaaatgacaataataaaatgaataataattttatttcatcaGAAGAAGATATCAatttcaaaaataaaagtgaTACAACACAGAAGCATAATTATGGAGATAAAGCTAGTAcacattataatataaatgaagatgaaaaaaaaaacaatgacataaataatatgtgtgttaatacaatatatagtaatgatgatgaaaatttatttcaagaacaaaaaaaagaaaatgtttattgcaaaaaattaaagaatgatttaataaaagataaCTATTCGTTGGATAtacaaaatgataaaacTAAACAAACATATACATCACATCATATtaaaagtaatatatataattatcagCTTGATACACATAcatatttacaaaataattctaggaatgatgaagatatttcatttaacaaggacaataatataaccttattaaatgaaaataatatagcttttgataaagataaaaatataatagaaaataaatataataaattattatacagtgatatatataaaactgAAGGaaacacaaaaaaattgaagCAAAATAGTTTGTGTAAAATTATTGAAGAGCAAAACAAAAATGATCAgataaagaattataaaaattgtaCACATAACAAGGATAGTGTATATGATAAAGATGAAATAACTATGgaaaataacaatatattagATAAATCATATTATAAGGATATTAGAAATGAACACAGtaacaatatatatcataataataatattaagtGTCAATCTTTGAAATCGGagaattataatataaagcATTCAAATGTGAACCATAACATTAATggaaaatatttacaagGTGTTGTAGGAATAAATGAAGcaaatgaatatttaaagaatCAATTAAATGTTCtattaaaagataataatgaaataaataaaaatgaaaagaataatgTTGATGAGAATAATTGTTATATTAATAGCATGGACAAAAGTAAGCATATTTCAAAAGAAAAGgtttatattaataataatgaggAGATACCTATACAATTTGAGAAATCGTACACctctaatatatatgatgaaaaaaaaggaaatattatgatggatgaaaatatagataagtataataatgataagaataaaggatcacattttaaaaaggaaaatttGAACATGTATAGAAAGAAATTAAgtgatataaaaaatataaatggGGAAAATActacaaatataaataattctgAGGAagtattattaaataaagattTAATTAAAAGTATGGATATATCTAATCCGATTAGAgttgatgaaaataatgcttcaacatatataaataaaaatatggataataatgttagtattataaatacaaataaaaataatactatacataacaataattatgaattatctgttgataatataaaaagagaATTTAATGTTGATAAAACAAGTATACATAACGTTTCCAGTTTAGATGATATTAAAGGGGAAAATGTATTAAAGAAGCcaattttaaatataataagtgatgatgaaaataataaaaacgATACAGTGAAAAAGGGTGTAGAGAattctaataatataaatacaatgAATGGtacaaaaacaaataattatatggTTAATAGTTTTACAATGCCAAATATTtctaatataataaataataaacatatgttatatacaaataggtttaatgaaaaaaataaaatgaatatatataattctgCAAGTCATCAAAGCATACTGGgagatatatataattctgCAAGTCATCAAAGCATACTGGGAGAACAAggaaattataataatttattttgtaatcCTAATATAgtaaataatgaaaatatcaaaaggattttatataataaagcTCTTACTACTGCAAATATAGGTAACACACataacaacaacaataatattaataataataataatatattatataatcaaatgaataatgatcaatataatattaacaaaattaATACATTTGGTTAtctaaataaatataataatatgcCCATGGATATTTCTACATTAAATAAATCAGACTATGGGAATCTTCAAAATGATAATCtgaataatatatgcaTACTTCCACTGAACCCTAATATACAACAACATCCATTTAATTACAATATGAATACTGGTTATATAcctaataataattttctttataataataaattatgttATGATGAATCTggaaaaatttttataagagGTGACAAGCCTCTTAATAATGGAgcaatattatataatggAAATAAGTTAACATAA